The Argopecten irradians isolate NY chromosome 4, Ai_NY, whole genome shotgun sequence genome has a window encoding:
- the LOC138322287 gene encoding LOW QUALITY PROTEIN: sec1 family domain-containing protein 1-like (The sequence of the model RefSeq protein was modified relative to this genomic sequence to represent the inferred CDS: deleted 2 bases in 1 codon) — MDENITLQAGLQNGKDKQKVELPPLLRRHSCHVKRCQHCFKMAASLREKQIQALKRMINFNQPPTKATSSEPQWKVLVYDRFGQDIISPLMSVKELRDMGVTLHLNLHSDRDPIPDVPAIYFVLPTDDNIQRICRDFGNQLYESYFLNFISAVPRQKLEDIASAAIQQNCVHQVSKVFDQYLNFISLEDDMFVLRNQERDSISYFAINKGDVKDTDMEFIMDTVVDSLFCVFVTLGVVPVIRCPRGNAAEMVAEKLDKKLRENLRDARNSFFTSDSIQTGQFSFQRPLLVLLDRNLDLATMLHHTWTYQALTHDVFNLQLNRVEVEETVEAKSPGGAPMKKKKSYDLNPTDRFWQAQKGSPFPMVAEAVQEELDSYRAQEDEVKKLKTAMGLEGEDWYIDLQS; from the exons atggatgaaaatataacattacaagCAGGCCTACAAAATGGAAAAGACAAACAGAAAGTAGAATTACCTCCCCTACTTCGTCGTCATTCTTGCCACGTCAAGCGGTGTCAGCActgtttcaagatggctgcctccCTGCGAGAAAAGCAAATCCAGGCATTAAAACGTATGATTAACTTTAACCAGCCTCCAACTAAAGCCACATCGTCGGAACCACAATGGAAAGTTCTCGTATACGATCGTTTTGGTCAAGATATCATTTCTCCCCTGATGTCGGTGAAGGAACTGCGAGATATGGGGGTAACACTTCATCTCAATTTACACTCGGACAGGGATCCGATCCCTGATGTACCGGCGATTTATTTCGTGTTACCAACCGATGATAACATACAGAGAATCTGTAGAGACTTTGGAAATCAGTTGTACGAGTCATATTTCCTAAATTTTATCTCAGCAGTTCCTCGTCAAAAACTTGAGGATATCGCTAGTGCTGCAATACAGCAAAACTGTGTCCACCAAGTTTCCAAGGTGTTTGACCAATATTTAAACTTTATCTCCCTTGAAGATGACATGTTTGTGTTGAGAAACCAGGAAAGGGATAGTATATCGTACTTTGCCATAAACAAAGGAGATGTGAAAGACACGGACATGGAATTCATTATGGACACTGTTGTTGAcagtttgttttgtgtgtttgtgaCACTTGGTGTGGTTCCGGTCATAAGATGCCCGCGAGGAAATGCCGCAGAGATGGTTGCAGAGAAACTTGACAAAAAACTCAGAGAAAATCTACGGGATGCACGT AATAGTTTTTTCACTTCAGACAGCATTCAGACTGGTCAGTTCAGCTTCCAACGTCCACTTCTGGTGTTGCTTGACCGTAATCTTGATTTGGCAACAATGTTGCACCACACATGGACATATCAAGCCCTAACACATGACGTGTTTAACCTTCAACTTAACAGGGTTGAGGTGGAAGAAACAGTGGAGGCCAAATCTCCAGGTGGAGCTCCgatgaaaaagaagaaaagttATGATTTAAACCCTACCGACCGATTTTGGCAAGCCCAGAAGGGAAGCCCTTTTCCTATGGTAGCTGAAGCTGTTCAAGAGGAACTTGATTCCTACAGAGCACAAGAGGATGAGGTCAAGAAACTGAAAACTGCCATGGGACTTGAAGGCGAGGATTGGTATATTGATCTACAATCATGA